The proteins below are encoded in one region of Euryarchaeota archaeon:
- a CDS encoding DUF87 domain-containing protein, giving the protein MRITYLGNYGRDPVKVSLFLETEHDVVISALSANGPSVIQAFKKFVLKPSNPKNGIDYAQLSTLLQGHNTNLEIHTTKATIPMVERVAPPRTQDFDWLANALKKLDRDLAKEKREYDEWKGVRDLDEAKDHFHRRREEIFDLNQKIVSNLQEPHFAVASHYVPSHAQTVNRFRLDELRDRAKERHSTLKQRIDFTRRNRIQELEKKRAGLVKDIEAERKTARARDDDAATALDEGIGVAAILTIRSGPILARGKKNQAIGRAFDQVLSETESLRAKLDASGVTMGDADPRLALSSIFAASLPGSDANENHVAQELNRAIETAFHLQPRDVTNASLSKMVSGLLGQAPPPMQIPTLDRFPSPAHTKGPRLTYLGLALSNGLRPTTHPMFYNLDEQGPRHTAVIGGSGSGKSVTASLIVEGALLNKIPVLVMDPTRSWTGFLVPASTFALKKYERFSMKPEMARPFELEVRDSWDTTIEKVMERRSLTILSSPNLTDEQEAGLVDQILGELLEKMKTWPDSKELRLLLVLEEAHRYLRDKKLQPTLELFARTARAKGVGLMAVSQNAIDLPPAIRNNCATVIQMNTHYGEDLKRAAQTFGSDFQKTIPKLQQGQGAFHYPEYGSTFVAFRPPLHNHHAASEAVVQFFSVTKELKRTVDDLFALQAVPDEHVTRMPSASANGTSGTESTPSVPEAVNESLGRASAKVARDWHDVVAQLAQGGTRPRLMEVRNAITAADLKCPSRRSIYRHLRQLARQSNGLAQE; this is encoded by the coding sequence TTGCGAATCACGTATCTCGGCAACTACGGACGAGACCCCGTCAAGGTCAGCCTCTTCCTTGAAACCGAACACGATGTCGTCATATCCGCCCTGAGTGCAAACGGACCTTCGGTCATCCAGGCATTCAAGAAATTCGTCCTCAAGCCCTCGAATCCCAAAAACGGCATCGACTACGCGCAACTCTCAACGCTCTTACAGGGCCACAACACTAACCTTGAGATACACACGACCAAGGCCACCATACCGATGGTCGAACGGGTTGCGCCGCCCCGGACTCAGGACTTCGACTGGCTCGCGAACGCGCTCAAGAAGCTAGACCGGGACTTGGCCAAGGAGAAACGGGAATACGATGAATGGAAGGGCGTCAGGGACCTAGACGAAGCGAAGGACCATTTTCACCGCCGCCGCGAAGAGATCTTCGACCTGAATCAAAAGATCGTCTCGAACCTCCAAGAACCCCACTTCGCCGTCGCCAGCCACTACGTTCCGAGCCACGCCCAAACCGTCAACAGGTTCCGCCTCGACGAACTACGAGACCGGGCGAAAGAGCGGCACAGTACCCTCAAGCAACGAATAGACTTCACGCGACGAAACCGCATCCAAGAACTAGAGAAGAAACGCGCCGGCCTGGTGAAAGACATTGAGGCGGAGCGAAAGACCGCCCGCGCTAGAGACGATGACGCGGCAACGGCATTGGATGAAGGAATCGGGGTCGCCGCCATCCTGACTATCCGAAGTGGCCCAATCCTTGCACGAGGAAAGAAGAATCAGGCAATCGGTCGCGCCTTTGACCAAGTGCTGTCCGAGACGGAGAGCCTTCGAGCAAAACTGGACGCGTCAGGCGTGACAATGGGCGACGCTGATCCTCGTCTTGCCCTTTCGTCCATCTTCGCAGCAAGTCTTCCTGGATCCGACGCCAATGAAAACCACGTAGCCCAAGAGTTAAACCGCGCCATCGAAACAGCCTTCCATCTCCAACCCCGCGACGTCACGAACGCATCATTGTCAAAGATGGTATCAGGACTTCTGGGTCAAGCACCGCCCCCGATGCAGATCCCCACGCTCGACAGATTTCCGTCGCCCGCGCACACGAAGGGTCCGCGGTTGACGTACCTGGGCCTCGCCTTGTCAAATGGCTTGCGACCAACGACGCATCCAATGTTCTACAACTTGGATGAGCAGGGCCCTCGTCACACGGCCGTCATAGGCGGCTCCGGATCGGGCAAGAGCGTGACCGCTTCCCTGATCGTCGAGGGCGCGCTTCTCAACAAGATTCCCGTCCTCGTCATGGACCCGACTCGCTCGTGGACGGGTTTTCTCGTGCCCGCGTCCACGTTCGCATTGAAAAAGTACGAACGCTTCTCGATGAAGCCCGAGATGGCGCGGCCGTTCGAGCTTGAAGTGCGGGACTCGTGGGACACGACAATCGAGAAAGTCATGGAACGGCGAAGCCTCACGATACTCTCCTCGCCGAACCTGACCGACGAGCAAGAGGCCGGCCTGGTCGACCAGATTCTCGGCGAACTCTTGGAGAAAATGAAGACTTGGCCGGACTCGAAGGAGCTGCGCCTGCTCCTCGTTCTCGAAGAAGCGCACCGCTATCTTCGGGACAAGAAACTTCAACCAACACTCGAACTCTTCGCGCGAACTGCGCGGGCGAAAGGCGTCGGACTAATGGCCGTCTCCCAGAACGCCATAGACCTACCGCCGGCCATCAGGAACAACTGCGCCACAGTCATCCAGATGAACACGCACTACGGGGAAGACCTGAAACGCGCCGCCCAGACCTTCGGCTCCGACTTCCAGAAAACGATCCCGAAGCTCCAGCAGGGCCAAGGCGCATTCCATTATCCCGAATACGGCTCGACGTTCGTCGCATTTCGTCCGCCCCTGCATAACCACCACGCCGCGTCTGAAGCGGTCGTTCAGTTCTTTTCGGTGACGAAGGAATTGAAACGCACCGTGGACGACCTTTTCGCGCTCCAAGCGGTGCCGGACGAACACGTGACGCGCATGCCAAGTGCCAGTGCCAATGGCACAAGTGGCACAGAATCAACGCCAAGCGTTCCTGAGGCCGTAAACGAGTCTTTGGGGCGTGCAAGTGCCAAAGTGGCACGCGATTGGCACGACGTGGTGGCACAGTTGGCACAGGGTGGCACTCGCCCGCGTCTCATGGAAGTTCGCAACGCAATCACGGCGGCCGATCTCAAATGTCCGAGCCGACGTTCCATCTATCGTCATTTGCGTCAACTAGCGCGCCAGTCCAATGGATTGGCGCAAGAATAG
- a CDS encoding plasmid pRiA4b ORF-3 family protein — translation MRKVERESIYQLWVSLTDSEPVIWRKVLVDSSFTFADLHVVMQILMDWTDSHLHEFVVGKTHLAHPETIAEDLTDSNAEDSSMFAIRDMVKRAGTRFTYVYDYGDMWVHDVVLEKILPVDPEQIYPVCIGGGRAAPPEDCGGIGGYENLVKILANPKHEEHKEMLDWVGGAWDADRFDLKVINTSLARLGMSVRAVRRAP, via the coding sequence GTGAGGAAGGTCGAGCGGGAGAGCATCTACCAGTTGTGGGTCAGTTTGACTGATTCCGAGCCCGTGATTTGGAGGAAAGTCCTAGTAGATAGTTCGTTCACGTTCGCGGACCTTCATGTGGTAATGCAGATTCTCATGGATTGGACTGATTCGCACTTGCACGAGTTCGTGGTGGGCAAGACCCATCTAGCGCACCCGGAGACGATCGCGGAGGATTTGACGGATTCCAATGCGGAGGATTCCAGCATGTTCGCGATTCGGGACATGGTGAAGCGGGCTGGGACGCGGTTCACCTACGTGTACGATTATGGGGACATGTGGGTCCACGATGTTGTCTTGGAGAAGATTCTGCCAGTGGATCCGGAGCAGATCTACCCTGTGTGTATCGGCGGCGGGAGGGCCGCTCCGCCCGAGGATTGTGGTGGGATCGGGGGCTACGAGAACCTCGTGAAAATCCTCGCGAACCCAAAACACGAAGAGCACAAGGAGATGCTCGATTGGGTCGGGGGCGCGTGGGATGCTGACCGCTTCGATCTGAAGGTCATCAACACGAGTCTTGCGCGCCTTGGCATGAGCGTTCGCGCGGTAAGGCGCGCCCCTTGA